The region GCCGGTGATGCGGTTCTTGGCGCCGATCAGCAGGTTCGATTTCTTGTAGAAGTCTGCGACGCGCAGAACCGCGTCGGTCGGGTACTCGTGCGCGATGCCCAGCGGTCTGCGGATGTCCTCGGCGTGGACGATGGTCTCGCCGAGCCAGGAGTCGGCCGGGCCCGGCGGGTGGGTCGAGGTGTCGGCCTGGCTCTCGAAGGCCGCGAGGCCCTCCGCTGGCGTTCCGGAGGTGCGCTGGCCTATGTCCGCGTCGGTCATGGCGCCGAACTTGAAGCCGGACTTGGCCAGCTTGGTGAGGAACTTCGGCGGGGTCATCTCCGCCGTCGCCGTCATGTGCGCCAGGACGTCGCGGACCGAGCGCCCCGCGCACAGCGACTGCGTGTCCCACTGCTCCGGCGTCAGCTGCTGGAGAT is a window of Catenulispora sp. MAP5-51 DNA encoding:
- a CDS encoding maleylpyruvate isomerase family mycothiol-dependent enzyme, which codes for MSAPSPWPVIHSERHALAADLQQLTPEQWDTQSLCAGRSVRDVLAHMTATAEMTPPKFLTKLAKSGFKFGAMTDADIGQRTSGTPAEGLAAFESQADTSTHPPGPADSWLGETIVHAEDIRRPLGIAHEYPTDAVLRVADFYKKSNLLIGAKNRITGLTLRATDADWTTGSGPEVSGPALALVLAMTGRPAGLAALAGDGVGMLQSRMPEGAVWSVG